The sequence GTGCTTGGTCGCGACAACGCTAACAGCCTGGTATTGCTAATCGAGTACCAGGGCCGACGCATTTTGCTTCCAGGAGATCTCGAATCGCCAGGCACCGAAGCGGTCGTTCTAGAGCAGCCAATCAACTGCGACGTGGTGATGGCTCCGCATCATGGCAGCCGAGGAAGCAACCCCGAGCAGTTCTACGCCTGGTGCCAACCTCAGTGGATCGTTGTCAGCAGTGGGTCACCAGCAATACAGAGCCTTCCCGCAGAGCAGGGGACTCGCCACTGGTTAAATACGGCAAGCTTGGGACAGATCGAGATTCGCCTGAGACCCTCTGGCCTCTCCCCAGTGGTACAATCTCTACATCCCAGCCCACCGAAACGGCAAGATTAGGAAACATGGGCGGTTTTATAGGCAAAGTAAGTGCCATTCTGTGCCGAACCAGGCTATTAGGCGTTGCAAAATCAGCTTTCACTGCTAAATTAACGGTCTTATCAAAAGATTGAGGATGAGTTTGATGCGTTGGTGGCCGCGGTCTTGGTAGTCGCGGGAGACCTCCTGATTTCACAAGTCCTTGTCGTTATTGTGGTTAAGAAGAAGTCACCCTACTTGCGGACGTAAGTAAAGTCGCCCATGTCGATTACCAAAGAGAAGAAAAACGAAGCCATCCAGGATTTCCAACGTGGTGGCGAGGACACGGGTTCCCCGGAAGTTCAGATTGCGATTTTGACCAGTCGCATCAACAGCCTGACGGAGCACATGAAAAAGCACAAAAAAGACTATGCGACTCGTCGCGGTCTTTTGGCGATGGTGAGCCGTCGCCGTCGCTTGTTGGACTATTTGAAGCGGCACGACCCGCAGCAGTACTTGGACATGCTGGCCCGACTCGGCATTCGTAAGTAGCTTTGTTGCTACAGCGGTCCAATTTACCGCGATTTGGCCATTGATAAGGGGCTCGCACGTGCAAACAGCAGCGAGCCTCGAATTTTAAGAGGCAAATGGAATGAGCCCAGAAGACGCGCGCCCAATGGTGGCACGACGCGTCTTTACCACGCTTTGCTGGTGGTGGAAAAACAATGGCCGGCAAGGCAACCTCACGGGGTACCGCTCTATCAATTTTTAATGCGGTGGACCTCAACTTATATTGAACCAAGCACTGGATGTTCCAAATGGCCGGGCCCCTCTCTCCTCCAGGCCCATACCTTCTTGGCGCAAGCCCACACGGAAAGTTTCTGGTGCGCTGTGTAGGACGGAAAAAGTGGAAGAAATTCGCGTAGAGAAGAAGATTGGCAATGAAACCTTATCCATCACCACTGGCTTTCTAGCCAAGCAAGCCCACGGGGCAGTGCTCGTACAATATGGCGAAACGGTCGTTCTGGTCGCCACCGTTTCTGGTCCCTCTCGACCGGGAACTGACTTCTTTCCCTTGACTTGCGATTATCGCGAGCGAACCGCTGCTGCCGGTAAGTTTCCAGGCGGTTTCATCAAGCGAGAAGGACGTCCAACTACCAAAGAAATCCTTTCGTCCCGTCTGATGGATCGCCCGATCCGTCCGATGTTCCCTAAGGGGTATCACGACGAAGTTCAGATTCAAGCCAACGTTGTGGCGAGCGATCGCCAGCACGACGGCGATGTTTTGGCAATGAACGGTGCTTCGGCCGCTTTGTGCATTTCGCACCTGCCATTCCAAGGTCCGCTGGCGGCCGTCCGCATGGGACGCATCGATGGCGAACTCGTTCCGTTCCCCACGTTCGACCAACTGGAACAGAGCGACCTCGACCTGATCATCTCAGGCAACAAAGAATCGGTCCTCATGATCGAAGGTTTCTCGCGGGAAATTCCCGAAGACGAGATGGCCGACGCGATCATGAAAGCCCACGAAGTTGTGAAAGCAGTCTGCGATCTTCAGCAGGAACTGATCGAAAAGATCGGCCCGCAGAAGATGGAATTCGAAGAACCGAACGACGGTGGCCTCTACCAACGGCTCACTGATTCCTACTACGCCGAACTCAAAGCTGCCAAGCAGACCACCGGCAAGCAAGATCGTGCCGACAAGGTTCGCGAACTGAAGGCCAAAGTCAAAGAAGAGCTGATTCCCGACCCGACTGCGGAAGACGCATTCGACGAAGGCGCCTTCGGCACTGCTTGGCACGACCTGGAAGAACGCGTCGTCCGCGACCTGATCCTCAGCGGTACCCGTACCGACGGTCGCGACACCAAGACCCTACGCCCGATTCTGTGCAAGGTAGACGTGCTGCCACGTGTTCACGGTTCCGCCGTGTTCCAACGTGGTGAAACCCAATCGCTCATCACGGTGACTTTGGGCACCCCGCGTGACGAACAACGGGTCGATGGCCTGATCGACGAATACTCGAAGAAGTTCATGTTGGACTACAACTTCCCCTCGTTCTCGGTGGGTGAATGCCGTCCAATTCGTGGCCCTGGTCGTCGTGAAATTGGTCACGGTGCGTTGGCCGAACGAAGTGTGAACCCTGTTCTGCCTAGCGCGGAAGATTTCCCGTACACCATTCGTGTGATCTCCGACATCTTGGAATCGAACGGTTCCAGCTCGATGGCTTCGGTCTGTGGTGCGACCCTCGGCTTGATGGCCGCTGGCGTGCCAATCACCAACCCAGTTGCCGGTATCTCGATCGGCTTGGTGAAGGAAGGGGACGACTTCGTCCTGCTGACCGACATCCTGGGTGAAGAAGATCACCATGGCGACATGGACTTCAAGGTCGCTGGTACCCAGAACGGGATCACCGGCATCCAGTTGGACCTGAAGATCAAGGGGATCAACGAAGAAATCATTCGTAAGACCCTCGTTCAGGCCCGCGAAGCCCGTATCGAAATCCTCCGCAAGATGCTGACCACGATCAGCCAGCCGAAAGACGACACTTCGGTCTGGGCTCCGCGTATGCTGCGTACCAAGATCAACCCTGAAAAGATCGGTCTGCTGATCGGTCCTGGCGGCAAGACGATTCGTGCCATCCAGGAAGAAACGGGTGCCACCATCGATGTCGACGATGACGGTTCGGTCATCGTTGCCAGCGGTAACCTCGAATGGGCCGAAGCTGCCATGGCTCGCGTCCAAGCGATCACCGGCGAAGTCGAAGTCGGCAAGATCTACGAAGGCCGTGTCACCAGTGTGAAGGACTTCGGTGCATTCGTCGAAATCCTGCCTGGTCGTGACGGCTTGTGCCACATCAGCGAACTCTCGACCGAATACGTTTCGGACGTCAACTCCGTCGTCAAAGTTGGCGACATCCTGGCCGTGAAGGTCTTGCTGGTCGACGAACATGACCGCGTCAAGCTGAGCCACAAAGCCACCCTCCCTGGCGGCGATGCCCCAGCCGGCGACGGTGACGACGAACTGGAAGCTGCCGGTTCGCGTGGTGGTGATCGAGGCGGTGACCGTGGTGGTCGCGGCGGCGATCGTCGTGGCGGCGGAGACCGCGGTGGCCGTGGTGGCGATCGAGGCGGACGCCCACGTCGCCCACGTCGCGAAGACTAACGCTTCGCGGACAATTCTGTGTTAAAACAAAATGGCCCCGGTCGACTTCGACTTGGGGCCATTTTCGCTTTTCGAACACCCCAACTCCAAGACAAGTCATCAAGTCCGAAGGAGAACTATGCTACTCCGACGCTTAATTGTGCTGTGGGTTGCCACCTTGCCTGGCTGCTTTAACTCTTCCGAAAAGATCTACAACGAGCAAGTGACCAAGATGGTCGAGGATGCCGGTGGATACACTTATCTGGCCGAAAAGGCCGAGGCAAGACCCGACGACATCCCTCCTTATGCCGTTATCTCCATCTTTCTACCACATGTGGATCTTTCTACTTTTGATCTCGGAGCCCTCTCTCCACTGGAGCACCTTCAAGACATCGGCCTTGAAGCGACCGAATTTCATGATCATCAGATTTCTTTTCTGCTGAACTGCCCAAGCCTGCGACTAATCGACTTGAAATGGACCGAGGTTACCGACAACGGAGTCAAACAGTTAACGGGGCTTCCCAATTTGGAAGCGCTTAACCTGATCGGATGCAATGTTACGGATCAATGCGTAGATGATTTGTTGGCGATGAAATCGCTCAAAGAGGTTAAATTATGGGATACGCATGTTACCGGCGAAGGTGCCAAACGACTACGTGACCACGGGCTTTCTCTCTTTTGGGAACGCCCTGTTTCCAACGAAGAAGTACGTCGAGTAATCGTAGCCCTGAACCGTCGCGATATGCTTGTATTATCGCTTTTCAAACCTCAGTCAGAGGATGGCCCCTCATTTCGGTTTCGCATTTCGGTCCTAGATGAGTCACGAATCGATCCCGGCGTAGCAAGCGATCTCCAAACGTTAGAGCAATTCGCCCCGCTTGCGATTGCAACCCCTCCCACTGAAATGCTTCTTCAATTAAAAGACTTAACTCGAATCGACGACTTATCCATTAGTTCCTACGCACACGAAAAACGGGATCCGGCCAAAGTCATCGAGTACCTTTCCCAGTGCCAGCCGCAATCCCTTCGTTTTCTGTCACTTAGCCTCGCCGAGCGACTTCCGCCGGAATTGCTGGCCCGCTGGATTCAAACCCCTGGGCTAGAGCGTCTTTATCTCGAACAGCAAGAGATTAACTCCCCGGTTTGGCAAGCCATTGTGGCAGCTCCCGCGCTGAAGAAGATTCAATTCCATGATTGCCAATTCCAACAGATCGAACAGTTTTCCCCGACCGAACGCCCTATCATGGTGGAAATTTTCGACGAGGAAACCGGATGGGACGAGGAATCTTCCTATTCCGCCACCGTTCGCCGTCTTCTCAACGCAGGTAAAGAGCCTCCTCAGGAAGAGACAAGCGACCAAGATCCCCCTAGCGAACTCTAGTTAGGGGCGCGATAGAATAAGTCTCCTCATTGAACTTCCGTGTGTTTTACCGCTTAACCACCGCGTATGTCCCAAGAAACTTCCAACTCCAGCCCAAGCGAAAAGTCGCGTGATCAGTACTTGATGGATCAGTACAACGAGATCGCCCGGCTTGCAGGTTCGCTTGCTCACGAGATCAAGACGCCACTCTCCGTCATTCGGATGAACATGGAACTGCTGGCCGAGGATATGCAAGATCCGCAGACGCCGCAGCAGCGTCGGGCTCAGCAAAAGGTGGCTACCGTTCAGGAGCAGTGCGAACGCCTGCAAGGGCTGCTGGACGACTTTTTGCGGTTTGCTCGGATTCGTGACTTAAACCTTCTGCCAGGCAACCTCAACGATCAGATCGAGCGGGTGCTCAACTTTGTCGAACCGCAAGCCAACCAGCAAGGGATCGACATCATTCGTTACCTCGATTCCGAACTCCCGAGCATCAATCTCGACGCCGAGCTCCTCTACTCGGCACTGTTGAATCTGGTGGTCAACGCCATCCAGGCCATGCCCGATGGGGGTTCGTTGATGGTGCAAACCCGCGAGTTCCGCAACGGCGTCCTGTTGCGTCTGGTCGATACCGGCTGCGGCATGAGCGATACGACTGCGTTGCGGATGTTCGACCCTTTCTATTCGACCAAAGAAGGGGGGTCTGGCCTCGGCTTACCGCTGGCTAAAAAGATCATCGAAGCGCACCACGCCACGATCGACGTGCAAAGCGAACTCGACCGAGGCACTCAATTCACCCTTGAATTCCCTTTACCCCCCCGCATCGGTCGCAAAAAACAGCAACCAACGATCGACGCTCCCTTGCTGCCGGACGGAGAATAGGAAGACTTTTTCCCTCGAGGGCAGAGAGAATACCAAGGGCAGGAAGACCTGTACAAACGTGTGTGTAACTGGCACCCAGGGTTAGTCTTTTTCTTGTTCTCACCCCCTCGAAGCAGGACGGTTCTAGAGCATTCGGGGCATCTTCGGTACGATGGTGGCATGACGCAAGAAGCCCAAACCCAGCCTCAATCCGAATCCCAAGACATCCAGCCGGATCAGTTCCGTGTGCTGGTGGTCGACAACGACAAAGCCCATGCCCTGACCATGGCGGAAAGCCTAGAGCGGATTGGTTTTGTCTGCACCGTTGCCACCAGCGGCCCGGAAGGGGCCGAGCAGATCCGCTCGCAGCCGTTTGAGATCGTCGTCACCGACCTGGTAATGAATGACATCGACGGGATGGAGATCTTGCGTCTGGCGAAAGAGCATCGCCCTAACTGCGAAGTGATTGTCGTCACTGGCCACGCCACCGTCTCGACCGCCGTGGCTGCCATGCAGCACGCGGCCCTCAACTTCCTTGAAAAGCCGCTCACCCCGGATAAACTCCGGGCTGCCGCGTTGAAGGCCGCCGAGACGATTCAGCTGAAACGGCAAAACTCGGAGTTGATGCGCCGTTTGGACGAAAAATTCGGCTTTGAAGGGCTGATCTATTCCAGCAGTAAGATGGGTCAGGTCGTCCAGCGTTTGCAGCGTATTGCCCCGACCGACGCCAGCGTGCTGATCCTGGGTGAGACCGGCACCGGGAAAGAAGTCGTCGCTCAAGCCATTCACCAAAACAGCCCTCGCAAAAAGAAACCATTCGTCCCGCTGAACTGCGCCGAGCTGAGCGAACATTTGCTCGAAAGCGAACTGTTCGGCCATGCCAAAGGGGCTTATACCGACGCCGCCAGCGAACGCATTGGCCGGCTGGAATATGCCAACGGCGGCACGCTCTTCCTTGATGAAATCGGCGACATGCCGATGTCGATTCAGGTAAAACTGCTACGGGTACTCGAATCGAGTGAAATTACCCGCGTAGGGGAAAACAAGCCGATCAAAATCAACGTGCGGCTGATTTCCGCCACCAATTGCAATCTGGAAGAGGCCATTTCGGCAGGCACCTTCCGTTCCGATCTTTACCATCGGCTGAGGATCGTGACCGTGCAGCTTCCGTCGCTAAGGGAACGCCCTGACGACATCCTGCCGCTGTTCGATCACTTCCTGAAGCAATTCGCCAAAAAGCACGACAAGAAGATTCGCGGCATCGATCGAACCGTCTACCAACGCTGCCTAGAGTACGATTGGCCAGGCAACGTGCGGCAATTGCGGAACTTTGCCGAGAGTATGGTCGTGCTCGACTTAGACGGAACGATCGGGCTCGACGATCTTCCGCCAGAGCTAATCCAAGACGGCGACGACCTCACCCCGCCAGACGAACCGAAGCCAACCGTTTCGGCCAACGGCGAACTGACCAGTATGGTCGGACAACCACTCAGCGAAGTCGAGAAGTGGTTGATTGTCGAGACACTCAAATCGACCGGACAAAATCGAGAAGAAGCGGCCAAGCTACTAGGGATCGGCGAACGAACCCTCTATCGCAAGATCAAAGAATACGGGCTTCGCGGCGACTAAAGGGTCGTTCCGAGGTTAACCGAAGGGAGTGGGCAGCGGATGCCGAAGATTCAACAGCTATCTCCGAGTGTCGTGAACAAGATCGCCGCTGGCGAGGTGATCGAACGCCCGGCCAGCGCCGTCAAAGAGCTGATGGAAAATTCGCTCGATGCCGGCGCGACGCGGGTTGACGTCACCATCGAACATGGCGGAACCGAACTGATCCGTATCGCGGATAACGGCTGCGGGATCGCTCCGGAAGATATGGCGCTGACCATCGCTTCGCACGCGACCAGCAAAATCAGTTCGGCGGAAGAACTGTTCCATGTTCATACGCTTGGCTTTCGCGGGGAAGCGTTGGCCTCGATCTCTGAGGTCAGCCAGTTCCTCCTCCGCAGTCGCCCCCACGATGCCGATTGCGGCAGCGAAATGTTGGTCCATGGCGGAAATGTTCAGGAATCGCAGCCATGTGGCTGCCCGCCTGGGACGATCATTGAGATCCGTAATCTGTTCTTCAACACACCAGTTCGCAAGAAGTTTCTGAAAACAACGCAAACCGAATTCGGCCACATCAGCGAAGCGTTCACCCGTATTGCGCTCGCTCATCCTGAAGTTCACTTCACGCTCAAACATGGCGCGCGGCTCGTCCACGATTTACCACCAAGTGCCGATCTGCGAGAACGGGTGCGGGTTTTCTTTGGTGCCGAGATCGCCGATCAATTAATCGACGTCGAGAGTAGCAACGACCAAGTCACGCTTCGTGGTTTTGTGGGAAATCCTCGCTTCAGCCGCAGCAACAACCGGATGCAGTACCTGTTTCTCAACGGTCGCTATATTAAAGATCGTGCCTTACAGCACGCTTTGGGAGAAGCCTATCGCGGCCTGCTGCTGCATGGACGTTATCCGATTGCCTTCTTGCGGATGCAAATGCCTCCGGAGATGGTCGACGTGAACGTTCATCCGACGAAGCTAGAAGTTCGCTTTCAAGACAGCGGACGAATCTATAGCCAACTACTAGGAACCTTGCGGCAAAAATTCCTTGCCTCCGATCTAACATCGACCTATCGTCCGGCGGAAGATGGCGACGCCCCTGCCAGCAGTGGTGATCCTCAATCGGCGGATGCTTTGCGTCAGGAACTAGTGGCTTGGGCGAAAGGAGCCGTGCCTGGCAGTTCGTCCGAAGCAGAGTCGCGGCAATCTCGCCAAACCGATTTTGACCTCGACTTTCGTTCCGATCAGCGGGCCCCATTGCAGTTGACTCCCATCAACCGTTCAGCCGTTGGAGCAGGCAGCTTGCCGTTGCCTCCGATCCCCAGCGGTTTGCCTCGGGGGACTTCGCAAGGTCAGCCGCTACCAGCGGACCAACAGCCTCCCTCCTGGGATGAAACCGACTCCGCCGAGGCGATCCCCTCAAATGGCTCAGCAACCGGTTCGCTCCACCGGGCCATTCAATTGCACAATCGTTACCTCATCACCGAAACCGACGAAGGGATGGCCGTCATCGACCAGCATGCCCTGCACGAGCGGATTCTTTACGAGGAACTGCGCGAAAAGGCTTTGGCGAGACGCCTGGAAGTGCAGCGGCTTTTGGTCCCAGAAACCTTAAATCTCTCGGCTCAAGAGTTTGCCGCCGTCGAGGCCGCGACCGAAACACTGGCACAAATCGGCATCGAAGTCGAGGCTTTCGGAGGAGATACGATCCTCATCCGCAGCTATCCAGCGATCTTGGGACGCCGCAAACCGGTGGAAATCGTCCGAGAAATCGTCGATCAGCTTTTGACCGAAGGAAAGAATTTAGAGAAAAGAGACCTGCTGGACGAACTACTGCACATGATGTCGTGCAAGGCCGCGATTAAGGCCGGAGACCGCCTTTCTCGCGAGGAAATCGATGCCTTGCTCGATTTGCGGCACCTTTGCCAAGATGCTCACCACTGTCCCCATGGCAGGCCCACCTCGCTTCTGTTTACCAAAGAGGAACTCGACCGGCGATTCCAACGGACGTAAGATAGTAGGTTTACTCTGGCTGAGGGGTATGCCCCACACACCGATCCACTCCATTATGTCCAACATCGCCAGATGACTTCGGGATAGATTCATGATCTGCGTCAGTATTGGCCGAGGCCGGCACAAACATGTCATTGCCGAGCATAAACATCTAGTCGAGCAAGGTGCGTTATTGTGCGAATTACGGCTCGACTATATCAACGGCTCCATTAAGCTCCGCCGCCTACTAGAAAATCGCCCAGGTCCGGTAGTGATCACCTACCGCCGCGAACGAGATGGTGGTCGCTATTCCGGCGACGAGCAAGCACGTCAGATGGTATTGCGTACCGCAATCGCCGAAGGGGCCGACTACGTCGATCTGGAAGAAGACATTGCCTCCTCAGTTCCACGCTACGGCAAGACAAAACGCATCATCAGCTACCACAACTTTCGCGAAACGCCTGCCGACCTGGAAAGTCTGCATCGGCGCATGCAGCAGCTTGATGCCGATATCGTCAAGATTGCCACGATGGCGAACTCACCGCAAGACAACGTGCGAATTCTCGAACTGGTCCGCAACAGCGAGGTTCCCACGATTGGTCTCTGCATGGGCGACATGGGGATGCCTTCTCGCATTTTAGGCGGGCGATTTGGTTGTCCTTTCACCTATGCAACGAGTTCGAATGAGCGAACCTTGGCCCCTGGGCAAATCGGTTTTCGCCAAATGGTCGATTTGTACCGCTACGAAGAAATCACCGACGAGACCGAATTGTACGGCGTCGTGGCCGATCCGGTGGGGCACAGCTTGAGTCCTCACCTACACAACGCGGCCTTTTCCGAACAAGGCATGAACCGGCGCTATCTGCCGTTTCGCGTACCTCGCGAGCACCTGGAAGTCTTCCTCAACGAAGTTTGTCCGCAACTAGGCGTACGCGGACTGAGCGTTACGATTCCGCACAAAGAAGTCGCAGCCAAATTTCTGAAGAACCCGGACGATGCGGTCAAGGGTGTGGGAGCAACCAACACAATAATCTTCGATGAAAACGGCCCATCCGGTTACAACACCGATTGTGCCTCGGCCATGGAAAGCCTCGACACCGCCTTGCCGCCGGAACTACATGGGGGCTCACTCAAAGGCAAAACGGTGCTGGTGTTAGGTACTGGCGGCGTTTCCCGTGGAATTGTCTGGTCTCTGAAGCAACGTGAGGCAAACGTCACCATCAGCGGCCGGACCCTGGAAAACGCCGAGCAGTTAGCCAACCACTTCCAATGCCGCTCGATCCGCTGGGACGATCGCGGTTCGGTAGTGCCAGATATTTTGATCAACGGAACACCCGTCGGCATGCACCCCAACGTCAACGAAACCCCCTTCGAGAAACGTTGGATCAAGCCGAGCATGGTCGTTTTCGATACCGTCTACAACCCCGAACAAACTTTGCTAATCAAAGAAGCCAAGGCCACCGGGGCTCGCGTAGTCACTGGGGTCGAGATGTTCGTTCGCCAGGCGGCTCTCCAATTCAAACATTTCACCGGTGTCGACACCTCGCGCGAGCTTATGCGTAGCACGCTCAAGCGAATCACCGGAGCGGTGCGAACCAGTTGAGCGGTCACCCCACGATGAAGCGGCACACAGCACGCAACTTAGCCCTGATCGGTTATCGCGGCACTGGCAAATCGCACGTGGCTCGTCTGCTAGCCGCTCGGCTCGAATGGCAAGCGATCGATGCCGACGACTGGGTTGAAACCCAAGCCGGCAAATCGATCGCTGAGATCTTCCAAGCTTCGGGCGAGGCTGGTTTTCGTGACTTGGAAACCGCAGCCGTGCGCGAGCTTACCACTGGCGAGCAACAAATCCTGGCCATGGGTGGGGGCGTTATCCTGCGGGAAGAAAATCGCCAGCTGTTAAATCAGCACTGCTTTACGGTCTGGCTGACCGCTTCCCCTGCGATTATCGCTAAGCGTCTGGGCCAAGACCCTTCCACCCAGGCCCGGCGGCCTAGCTTGACCGGCAAGTCGCCCCTGGAAGAGATCGAAGAGGTCTTGAACGCTCGCCTTCCACTCTATAAACAGTGTGCCAACGTAACGATCGATACCGAGGGGAAGTCGCCTGAGGCCGTCGCAGACGCCATTATGGCACAGCTTCCCTAGAACCCAGCGTAGAAAGAACCGTGACGTGGCTTGGTGGGATAACCTCGTAGCATTGTGGGTCGGGCTTCCGATGCCGTTTCGATTGATCTCACTGTTCATCGTGGGCGCAGTCGTCGGCG comes from Bremerella cremea and encodes:
- the rpsO gene encoding 30S ribosomal protein S15, whose product is MSITKEKKNEAIQDFQRGGEDTGSPEVQIAILTSRINSLTEHMKKHKKDYATRRGLLAMVSRRRRLLDYLKRHDPQQYLDMLARLGIRK
- a CDS encoding shikimate kinase, giving the protein MSGHPTMKRHTARNLALIGYRGTGKSHVARLLAARLEWQAIDADDWVETQAGKSIAEIFQASGEAGFRDLETAAVRELTTGEQQILAMGGGVILREENRQLLNQHCFTVWLTASPAIIAKRLGQDPSTQARRPSLTGKSPLEEIEEVLNARLPLYKQCANVTIDTEGKSPEAVADAIMAQLP
- a CDS encoding sigma-54-dependent transcriptional regulator; translation: MTQEAQTQPQSESQDIQPDQFRVLVVDNDKAHALTMAESLERIGFVCTVATSGPEGAEQIRSQPFEIVVTDLVMNDIDGMEILRLAKEHRPNCEVIVVTGHATVSTAVAAMQHAALNFLEKPLTPDKLRAAALKAAETIQLKRQNSELMRRLDEKFGFEGLIYSSSKMGQVVQRLQRIAPTDASVLILGETGTGKEVVAQAIHQNSPRKKKPFVPLNCAELSEHLLESELFGHAKGAYTDAASERIGRLEYANGGTLFLDEIGDMPMSIQVKLLRVLESSEITRVGENKPIKINVRLISATNCNLEEAISAGTFRSDLYHRLRIVTVQLPSLRERPDDILPLFDHFLKQFAKKHDKKIRGIDRTVYQRCLEYDWPGNVRQLRNFAESMVVLDLDGTIGLDDLPPELIQDGDDLTPPDEPKPTVSANGELTSMVGQPLSEVEKWLIVETLKSTGQNREEAAKLLGIGERTLYRKIKEYGLRGD
- a CDS encoding polyribonucleotide nucleotidyltransferase produces the protein MEEIRVEKKIGNETLSITTGFLAKQAHGAVLVQYGETVVLVATVSGPSRPGTDFFPLTCDYRERTAAAGKFPGGFIKREGRPTTKEILSSRLMDRPIRPMFPKGYHDEVQIQANVVASDRQHDGDVLAMNGASAALCISHLPFQGPLAAVRMGRIDGELVPFPTFDQLEQSDLDLIISGNKESVLMIEGFSREIPEDEMADAIMKAHEVVKAVCDLQQELIEKIGPQKMEFEEPNDGGLYQRLTDSYYAELKAAKQTTGKQDRADKVRELKAKVKEELIPDPTAEDAFDEGAFGTAWHDLEERVVRDLILSGTRTDGRDTKTLRPILCKVDVLPRVHGSAVFQRGETQSLITVTLGTPRDEQRVDGLIDEYSKKFMLDYNFPSFSVGECRPIRGPGRREIGHGALAERSVNPVLPSAEDFPYTIRVISDILESNGSSSMASVCGATLGLMAAGVPITNPVAGISIGLVKEGDDFVLLTDILGEEDHHGDMDFKVAGTQNGITGIQLDLKIKGINEEIIRKTLVQAREARIEILRKMLTTISQPKDDTSVWAPRMLRTKINPEKIGLLIGPGGKTIRAIQEETGATIDVDDDGSVIVASGNLEWAEAAMARVQAITGEVEVGKIYEGRVTSVKDFGAFVEILPGRDGLCHISELSTEYVSDVNSVVKVGDILAVKVLLVDEHDRVKLSHKATLPGGDAPAGDGDDELEAAGSRGGDRGGDRGGRGGDRRGGGDRGGRGGDRGGRPRRPRRED
- a CDS encoding two-component system sensor histidine kinase NtrB; amino-acid sequence: MSQETSNSSPSEKSRDQYLMDQYNEIARLAGSLAHEIKTPLSVIRMNMELLAEDMQDPQTPQQRRAQQKVATVQEQCERLQGLLDDFLRFARIRDLNLLPGNLNDQIERVLNFVEPQANQQGIDIIRYLDSELPSINLDAELLYSALLNLVVNAIQAMPDGGSLMVQTREFRNGVLLRLVDTGCGMSDTTALRMFDPFYSTKEGGSGLGLPLAKKIIEAHHATIDVQSELDRGTQFTLEFPLPPRIGRKKQQPTIDAPLLPDGE
- the mutL gene encoding DNA mismatch repair endonuclease MutL, with amino-acid sequence MPKIQQLSPSVVNKIAAGEVIERPASAVKELMENSLDAGATRVDVTIEHGGTELIRIADNGCGIAPEDMALTIASHATSKISSAEELFHVHTLGFRGEALASISEVSQFLLRSRPHDADCGSEMLVHGGNVQESQPCGCPPGTIIEIRNLFFNTPVRKKFLKTTQTEFGHISEAFTRIALAHPEVHFTLKHGARLVHDLPPSADLRERVRVFFGAEIADQLIDVESSNDQVTLRGFVGNPRFSRSNNRMQYLFLNGRYIKDRALQHALGEAYRGLLLHGRYPIAFLRMQMPPEMVDVNVHPTKLEVRFQDSGRIYSQLLGTLRQKFLASDLTSTYRPAEDGDAPASSGDPQSADALRQELVAWAKGAVPGSSSEAESRQSRQTDFDLDFRSDQRAPLQLTPINRSAVGAGSLPLPPIPSGLPRGTSQGQPLPADQQPPSWDETDSAEAIPSNGSATGSLHRAIQLHNRYLITETDEGMAVIDQHALHERILYEELREKALARRLEVQRLLVPETLNLSAQEFAAVEAATETLAQIGIEVEAFGGDTILIRSYPAILGRRKPVEIVREIVDQLLTEGKNLEKRDLLDELLHMMSCKAAIKAGDRLSREEIDALLDLRHLCQDAHHCPHGRPTSLLFTKEELDRRFQRT
- the aroE gene encoding shikimate dehydrogenase; amino-acid sequence: MICVSIGRGRHKHVIAEHKHLVEQGALLCELRLDYINGSIKLRRLLENRPGPVVITYRRERDGGRYSGDEQARQMVLRTAIAEGADYVDLEEDIASSVPRYGKTKRIISYHNFRETPADLESLHRRMQQLDADIVKIATMANSPQDNVRILELVRNSEVPTIGLCMGDMGMPSRILGGRFGCPFTYATSSNERTLAPGQIGFRQMVDLYRYEEITDETELYGVVADPVGHSLSPHLHNAAFSEQGMNRRYLPFRVPREHLEVFLNEVCPQLGVRGLSVTIPHKEVAAKFLKNPDDAVKGVGATNTIIFDENGPSGYNTDCASAMESLDTALPPELHGGSLKGKTVLVLGTGGVSRGIVWSLKQREANVTISGRTLENAEQLANHFQCRSIRWDDRGSVVPDILINGTPVGMHPNVNETPFEKRWIKPSMVVFDTVYNPEQTLLIKEAKATGARVVTGVEMFVRQAALQFKHFTGVDTSRELMRSTLKRITGAVRTS